Proteins encoded together in one Streptomyces umbrinus window:
- a CDS encoding methionine ABC transporter permease — protein MTWSEMQPLLEQACWDTLYMVGWSTVIAVVGGLPLGILLVLTDRGGLLQNTVLNKVIGQVVNVARSMPFIILMVALMGFTRSITGTTIGREAAIVPLAIGAIPFFARLVETAVREVDGGLVEAVQSMGGNTWTVVRKVLVPESLPSLISSTTTTIVALIGYSAMAGTVGAGGLGDIAIRYGYQRFETDLMWITVGILAVVISLIQFAGDFAARGLHRRGGQSGAAPRLRLLKAATATSKTV, from the coding sequence GTGACCTGGTCGGAGATGCAGCCGCTGCTGGAGCAGGCCTGTTGGGACACCCTCTACATGGTCGGCTGGTCGACGGTCATCGCCGTCGTCGGCGGTCTGCCGCTGGGCATCCTGCTGGTCCTCACGGACCGGGGCGGCCTGCTGCAGAACACCGTGCTGAACAAGGTCATCGGGCAGGTCGTGAACGTCGCCCGCTCGATGCCGTTCATCATCCTGATGGTCGCGCTGATGGGCTTCACCCGCTCGATCACCGGCACCACCATCGGCCGTGAGGCCGCCATCGTGCCGCTCGCGATCGGCGCCATCCCCTTCTTCGCGCGCCTCGTCGAGACGGCGGTCCGCGAAGTGGACGGCGGGCTCGTGGAGGCCGTGCAGTCGATGGGCGGCAACACCTGGACCGTCGTCCGCAAGGTGCTCGTCCCCGAGTCGCTGCCGTCGCTGATCTCCAGCACCACGACGACGATCGTCGCGCTCATCGGCTACTCGGCGATGGCGGGCACGGTCGGCGCGGGCGGACTCGGTGACATCGCCATCCGCTACGGCTACCAGCGCTTCGAGACCGACCTGATGTGGATCACCGTCGGCATCCTCGCCGTGGTCATCTCCCTCATCCAGTTCGCCGGGGACTTCGCCGCCCGCGGGCTGCACCGCCGAGGTGGCCAGTCCGGCGCCGCCCCGAGGCTCAGGCTCCTGAAGGCCGCCACCGCGACCAGCAAGACCGTCTGA
- a CDS encoding MetQ/NlpA family ABC transporter substrate-binding protein: protein MRNTAKITTAVLAAGALTLGLTACGSEEASGSADTSGPLVVAASPVPHAEILSYVKDNLAKDAGLDLQVKEFTDYVLPNTATQDGSVGANYFQNQPYLDDFNKKNGTDIVPVVTVHLEPLGLYSSKIEKADELKSGATVAVPNDTVNEARALKLLDANGIITLKDGAGNDATPKDIAKNPKNLKFKELEAAQTPRSLDDVDAAVINGNYAIESDLKPSEDALVLESAKNNPYGNFLAVKKGNEDDPRVKKLAKLLTSPEVKKFIADKYAGSVVASF from the coding sequence GTGCGTAACACTGCCAAGATCACCACCGCCGTCCTCGCCGCCGGAGCCCTCACCCTGGGTCTCACCGCCTGCGGTTCGGAGGAGGCCTCGGGCTCCGCCGACACGAGCGGCCCGCTGGTCGTCGCCGCGAGCCCGGTCCCGCACGCCGAGATCCTCAGCTACGTCAAGGACAACCTGGCGAAGGACGCGGGCCTCGACCTGCAGGTCAAGGAGTTCACCGACTACGTCCTGCCGAACACGGCGACCCAGGACGGCTCCGTCGGCGCCAACTACTTCCAGAACCAGCCGTACCTCGACGACTTCAACAAGAAGAACGGCACCGACATCGTGCCCGTCGTCACGGTCCACCTGGAGCCGCTCGGCCTCTACTCCAGCAAGATCGAGAAGGCCGACGAGCTGAAGAGCGGTGCGACGGTCGCCGTCCCGAACGACACGGTCAACGAGGCGCGGGCGCTCAAGCTCCTCGACGCCAACGGGATCATCACGCTCAAGGACGGCGCGGGCAACGACGCGACCCCCAAGGACATCGCGAAGAACCCGAAGAACCTCAAGTTCAAGGAGCTGGAGGCGGCCCAGACCCCGCGCTCCCTGGACGACGTCGACGCCGCGGTGATCAACGGCAACTACGCCATCGAGTCCGACCTCAAGCCCTCCGAGGACGCCCTCGTCCTGGAGTCCGCCAAGAACAACCCGTACGGCAACTTCCTCGCTGTCAAGAAGGGCAACGAGGACGACCCGCGCGTCAAGAAGCTCGCCAAGCTCCTGACCTCGCCCGAGGTCAAGAAGTTCATCGCGGACAAGTACGCCGGCTCCGTCGTCGCGTCGTTCTGA